Sequence from the Candidatus Pantoea soli genome:
CAAATTCAGCCCAGTGCGCATCGTTCATCACCGAAGGCGGGCCGGCATGCCAGTTGAGCGTGACGCGGGCGGCATAGGCCGCGCCGATGCCCTGTACAATTTCATGAAAACGCTGGGTGATACGCGCCCGCGTTGCTGCGGAAAAGGATCGCACCGTGCCTTCCAGCCAGGCGCTGTCCGGAATAACGTTCCAGGTGCTGCCGCTGTGGATCTGCGTAATCGACACCACGGCATTCTCTGCAGAAGGCGCGTTACGGCTGATCAGCGTCTGGACGGCAGAGATTAGCTGGGCGGCAATCACAATCGGATCGTTGCCCTCATGCGGCTTAGCGGCATGGCTGCCGGTGCCGGTGAGGGTAATGTCAAAACGGTCTACCGCAGCGGTCAGCGGGCCGGCTTTGCTGCCAATGACGCCAGCGGGCAGGGAAGGATCGTTATGAATACCGAAGATCGCCACGGCATCCTGCAGTGCGCCGGTTGCAATCACCTCCGGTGCGCCGAGGCCGGTTTCTTCCGCGGCCTGAAACACAAGGCGCACGCGGCCGGGCAGCTGGGCTTCCTGCTGCTTCAGCAGAATCGCCGCGCCCAGTACGGCGGCGCTGTGAAAGTCGTGCCCGCAGGCGTGCATTACGCCGGGATGCTCGGAGCGGAAGGCCACGTCTGACTGCTCCTCAATCGGCAGCGCATCAATATCGCCGCGCAGCACGATCAGCGGACCCTGCGACGGTCCGACTTCAGCGATCAGGCCGGTCTTCAGCGGGACATCCAGCAGGCGAATCTGATGCTGCATCAGCTGGCGGCGCAGGCGGGCAGTGGTTTCTGTTTCCTGATTAGAAAGCTCAGGAAAACGGTGCAGCTCGTGGCGCAAGGCAACCAGATAGTCGCCCAGCGCGCTTTCAGTGAACAGGCTCATGGCGTGATTCCTCAGAGGGCCGGCTGGTGTGCGCGCCAGGCATCATGTGCAGCGACGTCGAGTATTTTTTTCATGTATTGCGTGATGTGCCCTTTGCCGAGATCGACGGTGTGCATCAGGGTGAAGCCGCGCCGGCGGTACATATCAATCAGCCAGGGGTGACGGGTAGCGGTGCCCAGCGACACCGCGGGCGCACGCAGTTGATCCCTCAGCAGGGTCTGCTCCAGCCGTTCCAGTACCTGACGGCCATACTGCTGACCGGCATAGTCCGGGTGAGCACCAAACCAGCCAATGTGCGGCAGGCCAAACGGGCCGGGCTGCGGGCCCCACGGATAGCGTACGGTCACGGACGACACCATGACACCGCCGGCATACAGCGCATAAACACCGTGGCTTTGCAGATGGCGCAGCGTCTGCGCGCTATCGGCCGTGGCGGCATCAAAGTGGATACCCAGCGCGCGAACCGGCGCATAGGCGGCGTGCATCAACGCCTGATAGGTCGCAAGCTCATCGGCCTGTACCTGGCGAAACTCAAGTGACATAGCGCTCCCCGTTCATCCGCACCGTGCGGTTATTTTACTGGCGCGTCTCTTCACGCTGGCTGGCCAGAGTAGCAGGAATTCGCCGGGTCGACCTATGTGAAAAACAGCTAAGCAAATGCGAATTTGTGTAATTAAAACAACAGGTTTTTCATTGCCTGAACGTGGATTTACCGTAGTATGCCTGTCTACTTAGCGTGATAACCAGATGGCGATAATCGCCTGAACCATAAGCAGTTGTTGCGTTTTTTTCTGAACAGGGTGCCTGCGTGTTAACCATTCAATCTCCCCGAGCCTACATCCATGCGCCTGGCCTGCGTAAGCGTATTGCAGAGTATGTTGCGCCCTACGCGACCCGCATTCGCATCGTCACCTCCCCCCGCGCCTGGCAGGCGGTGAACCCGGCGCTGACAGACAGCCTGGCAGCCAGCGGCATACGCTGGGAGGTGGAGTATCTGACGGGAGAATGTAGCGATGTCGCCATTGAAACGCTGAAAAATAACCTTGAACGGCAGCAGGCGGATTTACTGCTGGGCATCGGCGGTGGCCGCGTGCTGGATACCGCGAAAGCGGTAGGCAACCAGCTGCCTGACTTACGGCTGGTTCTGTTCGCCACGCTTGCCGCGACCTGTGCCGCGTGGTCTCCGCTCGCGATTGTGTATGACGAACAGGGCGGCCATCTGCGCAGCCAGCCGCTGAGCAAGCTGGCGGATACGGTGCTGGTGGACAGTGACGTGATCGCCCGCAGCGACGTGCGCTATCTCAAAGCCGGTATCGTTGATGCGCTGGCGAAATATTACGAGTTCTCTCCCTATCTGCATCACAGCCCGGACGATCTGGCGCTGGATCTCAAAGTCCTGACCGCACGGCGGGCACTGGAGATCTTTCGCCAGCAGGGCGCGGCGGCGGTTGCCGACAACGCGCGGCAGCAGGTGACGCCCGCGCTGGTGAAGGTGATTGACGCCTGTATCGTGCTGGCCGGCCTGGCCAACAGCGTGCGCGGTGCGCTGCCGACGCCAGGCTTTGCCCACGCTATTCACAATCGCCTGACGCATCAGCCCGAACTGCACCACTGGCTGCACGGTGAAAAGGTGGGCTACAGCCTGCTGGTACAGTCGCTGGTTGAACATCGCGGGGTGCCGGATGCAGAACTGCTGGCGCTGCTGCGCCAGTATGACATGCCGCTGACGCTGGCCCCGCTGTCGGGCGATCGGGCTGACGTCATACGGACGATCGCCGCAGAAATCCGCTTTCCGCCGGCCAGCGCAGAACGCCTGCCATTCCGTATCAACGCGGAAACCCTGACGCAGGCGCTGCTGGCGACCGACTATCCCTTTTGATTGTTAACTGACTCTGACCAGGAAAACGCTTATGGCTACTTCCCCGACACGCCGTCTCCGCTTAGGTCTTTTTGTACAGCCAGCAGGACAACACGTCAGCGGCTGGCGTCTGACCGAACAGGCAGGCGATCCCACTGATATCGACTGGTTGATTACCATTGCCCGCAAAGCCGAAGCCGGCAAATTCGATCTGTTTTTCGTCGGGGATGCGCTTGCGACCAGCGTTTACCGTCTGCCGTCAACCATGGCGCGTCTGGAACCGCTGACTCTGCTGGCCGCGCTGGCGGTAAACACCCGCCGCATCGGTCTGGCCGCTACGGCGTCCACCACTTTCAGCGATCCCTTTACGCTGGCGCGCAGCTTTTCGTCGCTGGACCACATCAGCCGCGGTCGCGCGGCGTGGAATGTGGTGACCTCCTTTTCAACCGATGTGGCACGGAACTTCAGCCGCAGCGATATGCCGGACCATGCGACACGCTATGCCCGCGCGCGGGAGTTTCTGGAGGTGACCGCGAAACTGTGGAATGGCTGGCAGGCTGGCGCGGTGCAGCCGGACAAAGCCACAGGGGCCTACTTTGTTGATGAAAAGATTCAGCCCGTCAATCACCGGGGTGAGCATTTTCAGGTTCAGGGGCCGCTGAACATCACGCGTTCGCCACAGGTCCGCCCGGTGATTATTGAGGCCGGTTCGTCTGCAGACGGGCAGAAGCTGGCGGCGGAGACCGCTGAAGTCATCTTTACGGCGGCGGCCACTCTGGAGGAGGCGCAGGCCTTTTACCGTGCGCAGAAAGATCAGGTGATCGCTGCCGGGCGCGATCCGGATCAGGTGGTGATTATGCCGGGCGTGATGCCGATTGTGGGGCGGACCCGCGACGAGGCAGAAGCGCTGTGGAAGCAGCTGAACAGCCTGGTGGACATCGATAACGGGCTGCGTCAGCTGTCGCTGCGTTTTGACAGGGATCTCAGCCAGTATCCACTTGATGGACCGGTACCGGAGGTGCCGCCAGGAGAGGGCAATCAAAGCCGCGTTAAGCTGCTGATGGAGATGGCGAAGCGCGACAATCTGACGCTGCGTGAACTGGCCGCGGTTGCCGCCGGCTCGCGCGGGCATCGTGTGATTGTCGGCACGGCGGAAGAGATTGCCGATGATTTCGAGCTGTGGCTGAACGAGGGCGGGGCAGACGGTTTCAACATCATGCCAGCGATCATGACAGAACAGCTGGATCTGTTTGTTGAACGGGTGATCCCGGAACTGCGCCGTCGCGGACGGTTTCGCGACGAGTATGAATTTGCCACCCTGCGCGAAAATCTCGGGCTGACGCCGCTGGCGTAAGGACTCTCTGCCATCGCCGCGAAGCGGCTGACGGATGCCTCCTGACGGCCAGGCGTTGCACGCGGCGGATAGTAAAATGTGCCGGGAAGGGCGGGGCAACCTTTTTCTGACGGGGTATATTCTTCCGGCACGCAGTGGCAGGCAGAATAAGCCGGAGCGACAGCGGAAATATCTGATGACCCGTCAGCATTATTGCTGGCCGGTCATCACGACAAATAATGGGATATTTGACTTAACACATCATGCTGCGCGGAATGCGCAGCACGGAAAGATAAAAACAGACGTTAATTAAATTAAAAAATCGTCCATTGAACCACCCGCATCAATAGCGGATTTGATTGGCGAAGGGGTACGACCCTGACCCGTCCAGAATTTCTCGTTACCGTTTTCATCAATAAACTTATACTTTGCCGGACGCGGTGCACGTTTTGCTTTCGGCTTAGTTTCGGTCTGGTTTAATTGCGCCAGTTCATTAATATCGATACCGTCATTGCGCAGCATCTCTTTATATAATGCCAGCTTCTCTTCTTTTTCACGCTGAGCGGCATTATCCGCAGCAGCTTCTTCACGGCGCTCAGCGACCACCACGGCGAACTTTTCCAGCATTTCATTTAAGACTGCAACCTCAATATCACGCGCCTGTGCACGCAGTGTACGAAGATTGTTCAATGCCTTAAGTGCATCGCTCATGAATAAACCCTTATTACTTATTTAACAAATATTGAAAGCGCGCATGATACGGGATTTTCAGCCAAATGGAAATATTCCCCTGACGGCAGATTTGTCCGGAAAATAACAGTCAGACGAGCAGTATGCGTTATTTACTGGCACGGCCGATGCACGCTGCACCGCGCTGCTGAGATATTAAGCGCTGCGCCCCTTACACAGAATTGCAGGATATTCTGATACGCCGACATAAAACGATATAAGGTATCCGGCGGAAAAAAACCTATTAGTGAGCGGATTATCTGCACCAGCAAGCTCAGGTTAAGCAGCGGACGCATAATACAAAAATAACATCGCTCAGAATGGCTTACTGCACATTTCTGCCGCCGCAGTCATTGCGTTTGACGTGGCCGGCTGAGCGAACATCCAGCGGATTATTAAGCCACAAGGCAGGGGGATTAACGGCATTTACGCAGCAGGCAGATCCGGGAAAATAGCGTTTTTTGGCTGTCGCTGAGGCATGACATTATTTACATCACGATAGTATCGGGTTATCCGCCGCTGTTTTTCAGAGGGCAGCGGACGGTACAGGGCAAGAGATAACAGGCTGATTTACCGCAAATCTGTTGGCTGCGCCTACGCAGCAGGCAGCAATCTGCCATGCGCGTCAAAAGCGTGTGCGAATGATGCGGCGTCAGGCGCCACGCCGTGAGGAAAGCGCCGGCATATTTTCTGTCGGGCATCCCGCGCCGTCCGGGCAATGCCAATAACCGTGACGCCGGCAAGCAGGCGCAGCGCGGGCAACTAAAACAGGACGCAGTGTTACCGCCGCGTCCGCCAGCCTAAAGGCGATTACCGGCAGGAAACATTTGCTTGCAATGTTAATCTTAATGCGTATATTTCTCATTTGCTTTCTTAACGGCTCTTGCGGCTGTTCTGCCGGTGCCAGGAGGGCACAATCGGGGCGCAGGCCGCCGGATTCTCACGCATTACCTCACCTGGGCAGGAGCCCGCAGACAGACCCGGTTCCGGCGTCAGTGCAAAAATAACGATAAATCACCGAGGAATAGTATGTCTTTTAACGCTCTGCGCGTCAGCGAGGCAGGCTCTGTG
This genomic interval carries:
- a CDS encoding H-NS family histone-like protein translates to MSDALKALNNLRTLRAQARDIEVAVLNEMLEKFAVVVAERREEAAADNAAQREKEEKLALYKEMLRNDGIDINELAQLNQTETKPKAKRAPRPAKYKFIDENGNEKFWTGQGRTPSPIKSAIDAGGSMDDFLI
- a CDS encoding iron-containing alcohol dehydrogenase family protein, producing MLTIQSPRAYIHAPGLRKRIAEYVAPYATRIRIVTSPRAWQAVNPALTDSLAASGIRWEVEYLTGECSDVAIETLKNNLERQQADLLLGIGGGRVLDTAKAVGNQLPDLRLVLFATLAATCAAWSPLAIVYDEQGGHLRSQPLSKLADTVLVDSDVIARSDVRYLKAGIVDALAKYYEFSPYLHHSPDDLALDLKVLTARRALEIFRQQGAAAVADNARQQVTPALVKVIDACIVLAGLANSVRGALPTPGFAHAIHNRLTHQPELHHWLHGEKVGYSLLVQSLVEHRGVPDAELLALLRQYDMPLTLAPLSGDRADVIRTIAAEIRFPPASAERLPFRINAETLTQALLATDYPF
- a CDS encoding GNAT family N-acetyltransferase; amino-acid sequence: MSLEFRQVQADELATYQALMHAAYAPVRALGIHFDAATADSAQTLRHLQSHGVYALYAGGVMVSSVTVRYPWGPQPGPFGLPHIGWFGAHPDYAGQQYGRQVLERLEQTLLRDQLRAPAVSLGTATRHPWLIDMYRRRGFTLMHTVDLGKGHITQYMKKILDVAAHDAWRAHQPAL
- a CDS encoding LLM class flavin-dependent oxidoreductase codes for the protein MATSPTRRLRLGLFVQPAGQHVSGWRLTEQAGDPTDIDWLITIARKAEAGKFDLFFVGDALATSVYRLPSTMARLEPLTLLAALAVNTRRIGLAATASTTFSDPFTLARSFSSLDHISRGRAAWNVVTSFSTDVARNFSRSDMPDHATRYARAREFLEVTAKLWNGWQAGAVQPDKATGAYFVDEKIQPVNHRGEHFQVQGPLNITRSPQVRPVIIEAGSSADGQKLAAETAEVIFTAAATLEEAQAFYRAQKDQVIAAGRDPDQVVIMPGVMPIVGRTRDEAEALWKQLNSLVDIDNGLRQLSLRFDRDLSQYPLDGPVPEVPPGEGNQSRVKLLMEMAKRDNLTLRELAAVAAGSRGHRVIVGTAEEIADDFELWLNEGGADGFNIMPAIMTEQLDLFVERVIPELRRRGRFRDEYEFATLRENLGLTPLA
- a CDS encoding amidohydrolase, with the translated sequence MSLFTESALGDYLVALRHELHRFPELSNQETETTARLRRQLMQHQIRLLDVPLKTGLIAEVGPSQGPLIVLRGDIDALPIEEQSDVAFRSEHPGVMHACGHDFHSAAVLGAAILLKQQEAQLPGRVRLVFQAAEETGLGAPEVIATGALQDAVAIFGIHNDPSLPAGVIGSKAGPLTAAVDRFDITLTGTGSHAAKPHEGNDPIVIAAQLISAVQTLISRNAPSAENAVVSITQIHSGSTWNVIPDSAWLEGTVRSFSAATRARITQRFHEIVQGIGAAYAARVTLNWHAGPPSVMNDAHWAEFALQQAAASGFTPQVVAASPIGEDFAFYQQQLPGAFLMIGTGEPYALHHPAFRINDAVLLPTARYLAALATAALHHAEQP